GCCACCGCAGCCGGTGGCGACCGGCTCGGCGACCTCGTGCCGGTGCTCCCACGCGGTGGCGAGGGCGTCGGCGAAGACCTGCGTGGGCTGGGCGCCGGAGACGCCGTACTTGCGGTCGAGCACGACGAAGGGGACCCCGGTGATGCCGATCATCTTCGCGGTGGCCTCGTCGCTGCGGACGTGGTTGCCGTAGTCGTGGCCGGCGAGGGCCTGCACCACCTCGTCGCGGTCGAGGCCGACCTCGGCGGCGAGGTCGGCCAGCACCTCGCGGTCGCCGATGGCCAGGCCTTCGGCGAAGTAGGCCCGCAGGAGGCGGGCGTGCATCTCGCCGCCGAGGCCGTGCTCGGTGGCGAGATGCACGACGCGGTGGGCGTCGAAGGTGTTGCCGTGCCGGGCCCGGTCGAAGTCGACGGGCAGGCCGAGCTCGCGCATCTGGGCGGCGAGCGACTCGTGCTGGGCCACCATCTGCTCTCGGCTGGCGCCGTACTTCTGGGCCACGAGGTCGACGACGGTCTGCTCCGACACGGCGGGGGCGTCGCGGTCGAGCTCGAAGCTGTGCCACACCAGCTCGACCTCGTCGCGGTGCTCGAAGCCGGCCACCGCCTCCTCGAGGCGGGCCCGCCCGAGGTAGCAGAACGGGCAGACGATGTCGGTCCAGATGTCGAGTCTCACGCCTGCGCAACGCCCGGGCCCCCGGCTCTCTTCCCGGTCGCGCCCGGTCGCGCCCGGCCCGGCCACCCGGCATCCGGCGAACCGTACGTATCAGACGGCCGTCGACGCCCTCTGCTCCGTCGAGATCGGTCGCACCGGGCGACCGAGTCGGGGGAAGGACGGCCTGTCATGGGCACTCTCACCACCAAGGTCCGGTCGCCGCTGGCGCTGGGCCTCGGCATCCTCGCCGCCGCGAGCCTCTCCGTCGGGTCGGCCACGGCCGCCACGCCGGACGCCGCGACGACGAAGGCGCCGGCCAACACGACGAGCACGGTCGGGCTGACGGGCGACGCCCGCAGTGCCGGCGTCGCGAAGTTCGGGTCGGCGGTCACCGACGCCCAGGCGCTCGACGCGTACTGGACGCCGGCCCGCATGAAGGCGGCGACGCCCGTCGAGGACAGCAAGGCCTACGAGGCGCAGGTCGCGGCCTTCGTCGCCAAGCAGGCCGTCCAGCAGCGGTCGGGCGTCAAGACGACGAGCAACGACGGGCCGGCCCGTAGCGTCGGTGGCGCGACGAGCAAGGTGTTCACGGGCAAGGGCGCGGTGGGCACCAACGCCTACAACCCGAACCTGCCGTACTACGTGCCGACCGCCTACACGATGGGCAAGGTGTTCTTCACCAACGCCCTCGACGGCCGCACGTACGTCTGCTCGGCCACCATCGTCAACAGCGAGGGCAAGGACTCGGTCTGGACGGCCGGGCACTGCGTCCACGGCGGCTCCGGCGGCACGTGGCACCGCAACTGGGCGTTCGTGCCGGCGTACG
This is a stretch of genomic DNA from Terracoccus luteus. It encodes these proteins:
- a CDS encoding DsbA family oxidoreductase, whose protein sequence is MRLDIWTDIVCPFCYLGRARLEEAVAGFEHRDEVELVWHSFELDRDAPAVSEQTVVDLVAQKYGASREQMVAQHESLAAQMRELGLPVDFDRARHGNTFDAHRVVHLATEHGLGGEMHARLLRAYFAEGLAIGDREVLADLAAEVGLDRDEVVQALAGHDYGNHVRSDEATAKMIGITGVPFVVLDRKYGVSGAQPTQVFADALATAWEHRHEVAEPVATGCGGGCGPDGCAGACAS
- a CDS encoding trypsin-like serine peptidase, which codes for MGTLTTKVRSPLALGLGILAAASLSVGSATAATPDAATTKAPANTTSTVGLTGDARSAGVAKFGSAVTDAQALDAYWTPARMKAATPVEDSKAYEAQVAAFVAKQAVQQRSGVKTTSNDGPARSVGGATSKVFTGKGAVGTNAYNPNLPYYVPTAYTMGKVFFTNALDGRTYVCSATIVNSEGKDSVWTAGHCVHGGSGGTWHRNWAFVPAYDDDLSNPRPYGTWTAAYLSSRSAWTGSSDFSQDIGVATMNTNWGWHIVDYFGGQGITVNRGKNVYDYAFGYPAESPFDGGNLMRCSGTTSPEWDAVFFWSQTVKIPCDMTRGSSGGAWLFGYDGNWGWLNGVNSRIDRIVGPRIMLSPYFDDDAWSLYNFTRYN